One stretch of Punica granatum isolate Tunisia-2019 chromosome 5, ASM765513v2, whole genome shotgun sequence DNA includes these proteins:
- the LOC116209111 gene encoding uncharacterized protein LOC116209111 — MIDDIVEQVGEENAVQIVTDNTAAYKAAGEMLMEKRKKLFWTHCAAHCIDLMLEDLEKKIEVHELTIMNGRKITTFIYSRTLIITIMKHFTKDKDLIRPAVTCFATAYMTLGCLFDNRNALRTMFASKQWKAAYPLIKVLRMMDSDEKPVMGFIYSEMEKVKQKIKTNFKDDLKRSLHAAAYYLNLHVHFSSEFRVDREVMRGLYKVMDRMLDDEERDNVDLQLEEFKHERGLFGFSYAKSEIQENTGRLLKDKKIRKQVDLQVEDISSVDEWIVENETENTATLSHNFNLRSLGRGNDGDEESGGIQIGDEHAENMHTQEHGMIDDLKLLEEDEFDILYDDDEDLDEI; from the exons ATGATAGATGATATAGTGGAGCAAGTTGGGGAAGAGAACGCAGTTCAAATTGTTACGGATAATACTGCCGCTTACAAAGCGGCAGGTGAGATGTTAATGGAGAAGCGGAAGAAGTTATTTTGGACGCATTGTGCAGCTCATTGCATAGATCTTATGTTAGAAGatttggagaagaagattGAGGTACATGAGCTGACGATAATGAATGGTAGGAAGATTACAACCTTCATTTACTCGAGAACACTCATTATCACGATAATGAAGCATTTCACCAAGGACAAAGATTTGATTAGACCAGCTGTGACTTGCTTTGCCACTGCTTATATGACTTTGGGATGCCTTTTCGACAATAGAAATGCTCTAAGAACTATGTTTGCATCCAAGCAATGGAAA GCTGCATATCCTCTCATTAAGGTCCTCCGCATGATGGATTCAGATGAAAAGCCGGTGATGGGCTTTATTTATAGTGAGATGGAGAAAGTTAAGCAGAAGATCAAAACAAACTTCAAGGATGATCTGAAgag ATCTCTACATGCTGCTGCTTATTACCTGAATCTCCATGTGCATTTCTCTTCTGAATTTAGAGTTGATAGAGAAGTTATGCGTGGATTATATAAGGTTATGGATCGAATGCTAGATGATGAAGAGAGGGATAATGTTGATTTGCAGCTAGAGGAATTCAAACATGAAAGAGGGCTTTTTGGATTCTCATATGCAAAATCTGAGATTCAAGAAAACACCGGCAGATTG TTGAAAGATAAGAAGATCAGGAAGCAAGTTGATCTTCAAGTGGAGGACATTTCTTCTGTTGATGAATGGATTGTCGAAAATGAGACAGAGAATACCGCAACTTTAAGCCATAATTTTAACTTGCGTTCTCTTGGTCGTGGGAATGATGGTGATGAAGAAAGTGGAGGTATTCAAATTGGCGATGAACATGCAGAGAATATGCACACACAAGAGCATGGCATGATTGATGACTTGAAGCTTCTTGAAGAAGATGAGTTTGATATTttgtatgatgatgatgaagatttgGATGAGATTTGA